A single window of Gossypium arboreum isolate Shixiya-1 chromosome 13, ASM2569848v2, whole genome shotgun sequence DNA harbors:
- the LOC108461260 gene encoding 40S ribosomal protein S8, with product MGISRDSMHKRRATGGKKKAWRKKRKYELGRQPANTKLSSNKTVRRIRVRGGNVKWRALRLDTGNYSWGSEALTRKTRILDVVYNASNNELVRTQTLVKSAIVQVDAAPFKQWYLQHYGIDIGRKKKSAAAKKEGEEGETATEEVKKSNHVLRKLEKRQQNRTLDPHIEEQFGSGRLLACISSRPGQCGRADGYILEGKELEFYMKKIQRKKGKGAA from the exons ATGG GTATTTCTCGTGATTCAATGCACAAGAGGCGTGCCACTGGTGGCAAAAAGAAGGCTTGGAGGAAGAAGAGAAA GTATGAGCTTGGAAGGCAACCTGCTAACACAAAGCTGTCAAGCAACAAGACAGTCAGGAGGATTAGGGTTCGTGGTGGGAATGTGAAGTGGCGTGCTCTGAGGCTCGACACCGGAAACTACTCATGGGGAAGTGAGGCTCTGACTCGTAAGACCAGGATTTTGGATGTGGTGTACAATGCATCCAACAATGAGCTGGTTCGCACTCAAACTCTGGTGAAGAGTGCTATTGTTCAAGTTGATGCTGCTCCATTCAAGCAGTGGTATCTCCAGCACTATGGCATTGACATTGGTCGCAAGAAGAAATCAGCTGCAGCCAAGAAAGAAGGAGAG GAAGGTGAAACTGCTACTGAGGAGGTGAAGAAAAGCAACCATGTATTGAGGAAGCTGGAGAAGCGTCAACAAAATCGCACGCTTGACCCACATATTGAGGAACAATTTGGCAGTGGTCGACTGTTGGCTTGTATCTCTTCACGGCCTGGTCAATGTGGCCGTGCAGATGG ATACATCTTGGAGGGCAAAGAGCTGGAGTTCTACATGAAGAAGATCCAGAGAAAGAAGGGGAAGGGAGCTGCTTAA